A genomic segment from Ornithorhynchus anatinus isolate Pmale09 chromosome 16, mOrnAna1.pri.v4, whole genome shotgun sequence encodes:
- the IKZF5 gene encoding zinc finger protein Pegasus isoform X2: protein MLVDGFERTFDGKLKCRYCNYASKGTARLIEHIRIHTGEKPHRCHLCPFASAYERHLEAHMRSHTGEKPYKCELCSFRCSDRSNLSHHRRRKHKMVPIKGTRSSLSSKKMWGVLQKKTGNLAYSRRALINLSPPSMVVQKPDYLNDFTHEIPNIQTDTYESMAKTAPPGGLPRDPQELMVDNPLNQLSTLAGQLSSLPPETQNPASPDVGPCPDEKPFMIQQPAAPAAVSAGSTGIPRSSSPTSPEPRPAHGQRNYSPVAGPSSERSAHTSTPSISNSQPSTPAPTLPAQDPQLLHHCQHCDMYFADNILYTIHMGCHGFENPFQCNICGCKCKNKYDFACHFARGQHNQH from the exons ATGTTAGTGGATGGGTTTGAAAGGACATTTGATGGAAAGCTAAAATGTCGCTACTGCAATTATGCCAGTAAAGGAACAGCACGACTCATAGAGCATATCAGAATTCACACAG GGGAAAAGCCCCACCGATGTCACCTGTGTCCGTTTGCGTCAGCCTACGAACGTCATCTGGAGGCCCACATGCGCTCGCATACCGGCGAGAAACCGTACAAGTGTGAATTGTGCTCCTTTCGCTGCAGCGACAGAAGTAACCTCTCTCACCATCGTAGGCGCAAGCATAAAATGGTCCCGATAAAGGGGACCAGGTCGTCGTTGAGCAGCAAGAAGATGTGGGGGGTGTTACAGAAGAAGACCGGCAATCTAGCCTATAGCAGGAGAGCGTTAATTAACCTGAGCCCTCCCTCCATGGTGGTTCAGAAACCGGACTACCTTAACGACTTCACCCACGAGATCCCGAACATTCAGACGGACACTTACGAGAGCATGGCCAAAACCGCCCCGCCCGGCGGCCTGCCGAGGGACCCCCAGGAGCTCATGGTGGATAACCCTTTAAACCAGCTGTCCACTCTCGCGGGGCAGTTATCCAGCTTGCCGCCCGAGACCCAGAACCCGGCGTCGCCCGACGTCGGGCCGTGCCCCGACGAGAAGCCTTTCATGATTCAGCAgccggcggccccggcggcggtTTCCGCCGGCTCGACGGGTATCCCCCGGAGCTCCTCTCCCACCagcccggagccccggcccgCCCACGGGCAGCGGAACTACAGCCCCGTGGCCGGGCCCAGCAGCGAGCGCAGCGCCCACACGAGCACCCCGAGTATAAGCAACAGCCAGCCGAgcaccccggccccgaccctgcCGGCTCAGGATCCTCAGCTTCTGCACCACTGCCAGCACTGTGACATGTATTTTGCAGACAACATCCTCTATACGATTCACATGGGGTGCCACGGGTTTGAGAATCCGTTTCAGTGTAATATCTGCGGCTGTAAGTGTAAAAACAAGTACGATTTTGCGTGTCACTTTGCAAGAGGGCAGCATAACCAACACTGA
- the IKZF5 gene encoding zinc finger protein Pegasus isoform X1, protein MGEKKPEPLDFVKDFQEYLTQQTHHVNMISGSVSGDKEAEALQGAGTDGDQNGLDHPSVEVALDENSGMLVDGFERTFDGKLKCRYCNYASKGTARLIEHIRIHTGEKPHRCHLCPFASAYERHLEAHMRSHTGEKPYKCELCSFRCSDRSNLSHHRRRKHKMVPIKGTRSSLSSKKMWGVLQKKTGNLAYSRRALINLSPPSMVVQKPDYLNDFTHEIPNIQTDTYESMAKTAPPGGLPRDPQELMVDNPLNQLSTLAGQLSSLPPETQNPASPDVGPCPDEKPFMIQQPAAPAAVSAGSTGIPRSSSPTSPEPRPAHGQRNYSPVAGPSSERSAHTSTPSISNSQPSTPAPTLPAQDPQLLHHCQHCDMYFADNILYTIHMGCHGFENPFQCNICGCKCKNKYDFACHFARGQHNQH, encoded by the exons ATGGGGGAAAAGAAACCAGAGCCCCTGGACTTCGTGAAAGATTTTCAGGAATACCTAACTCAACAAACCCACCATGTGAACATGATCTCCGGATCAGTGAGCGGAGACAAAGAAGCAGAAGCTCTTCAGGGAG CTGGGACAGATGGTGATCAGAACGGACTCGATCATCCATCCGTTGAAGTCGCCCTGGACGAAAACTCAGGAATGTTAGTGGATGGGTTTGAAAGGACATTTGATGGAAAGCTAAAATGTCGCTACTGCAATTATGCCAGTAAAGGAACAGCACGACTCATAGAGCATATCAGAATTCACACAG GGGAAAAGCCCCACCGATGTCACCTGTGTCCGTTTGCGTCAGCCTACGAACGTCATCTGGAGGCCCACATGCGCTCGCATACCGGCGAGAAACCGTACAAGTGTGAATTGTGCTCCTTTCGCTGCAGCGACAGAAGTAACCTCTCTCACCATCGTAGGCGCAAGCATAAAATGGTCCCGATAAAGGGGACCAGGTCGTCGTTGAGCAGCAAGAAGATGTGGGGGGTGTTACAGAAGAAGACCGGCAATCTAGCCTATAGCAGGAGAGCGTTAATTAACCTGAGCCCTCCCTCCATGGTGGTTCAGAAACCGGACTACCTTAACGACTTCACCCACGAGATCCCGAACATTCAGACGGACACTTACGAGAGCATGGCCAAAACCGCCCCGCCCGGCGGCCTGCCGAGGGACCCCCAGGAGCTCATGGTGGATAACCCTTTAAACCAGCTGTCCACTCTCGCGGGGCAGTTATCCAGCTTGCCGCCCGAGACCCAGAACCCGGCGTCGCCCGACGTCGGGCCGTGCCCCGACGAGAAGCCTTTCATGATTCAGCAgccggcggccccggcggcggtTTCCGCCGGCTCGACGGGTATCCCCCGGAGCTCCTCTCCCACCagcccggagccccggcccgCCCACGGGCAGCGGAACTACAGCCCCGTGGCCGGGCCCAGCAGCGAGCGCAGCGCCCACACGAGCACCCCGAGTATAAGCAACAGCCAGCCGAgcaccccggccccgaccctgcCGGCTCAGGATCCTCAGCTTCTGCACCACTGCCAGCACTGTGACATGTATTTTGCAGACAACATCCTCTATACGATTCACATGGGGTGCCACGGGTTTGAGAATCCGTTTCAGTGTAATATCTGCGGCTGTAAGTGTAAAAACAAGTACGATTTTGCGTGTCACTTTGCAAGAGGGCAGCATAACCAACACTGA